The following nucleotide sequence is from Pseudonocardia sp. C8.
CGGGTCGGTGGTGAAACGCCGCTGGGCCTCGCCGCCGTAGAGCCCGACGAGCAGCAGGTCGGCCTCCAGCAGCGCGAGACGCTCGCGGCTGACCGCCTGCGGCGCCCGCTCCGGGCCGGTGAAGATCGCGGCGGTGGCCGGGGGGAGCGTGAAGCCCAGGTCGGTGAGGAAGCGCGGGGCAGGGCCCTCGGCGTAGACGTAGTAGGAGCCGTCCTCCAGCACCGTGGCCAGGAGCGCGGTACGCCCGCCGAACTCCGGGTGCCGGGCCCGCGCGTCGGCGAACCGTGCCTCGACCTCGCGGGTCAGCTGCGCGGCCCGCTCCTGCTGGCCGAGCGCGGCACCGGTCATCTCCATGATCTTCTGCCACGGTGCGCCGTAGTCGGCGAACTCGCCCGGCTGCGGCACGGTCGGCGCGATCCGGGAGAGCTGGTCGTAGTCGGCCCGGGTGATGCCCGCGCTGGGCCCGAGCACCAGGTCGGGGCGCAGCCGCACGATCTGCTCGAAGTCGAGCGCGTCCACCGGCAGCACCTCGGGGACGGCCGCGCCAGCCCGCTCGCGCGCCCACGGCCACAGGCCGCCGGGCTGGTTGCCGAACCACTCCCGCACGCCGACCGGCACGGTGCCGAGCGCGACCGCGTAGTCCTGGTCGGTGAGGCCGATCGTGACGACCCGCGTGGGCGTGCCGGAGATCTCGGTGCTGCCGAACTTGTGCGCGATCGTGCGGGCGTCGGGCGCCGGCGCCCCACCGGCGCCGCCGTCACCGGCACAACCGCCCAGCAGGGCGGCGAGCCCGAGACCGCCGGCTGCGCGCAGCAGGGTGCGCCGATCGAGGTGCAGGGACACGATGGGCCTCCGTCGTACGCGATGGTCGGACGCCCAAGTTAGCCAAGCCTCAGCTCATTCTCCATGTCGTGATGATCACCTCGTCCGGACGGGAGCTCGGCCCGGACCGCCCAGCCGTCGCCGTCGGGGCCGGCGTCGATCGTGCCGCCGACCGCGGCGGCTCGTTCGGCCAGCCCGGCCAGCCCCGTGCCGGCCCGGGTCCCGGGCGCCCGGGCGAGTGGCCGGGTGGCGGCGCCGTTGCCGATCTCGATCCGCAGCGGCCCGCCCGCCCGGCCGGTCGCCAGCCGGACCCGGACGGCGGACCCCGGGGCGTGCTTGATCGCGTTGGTCAGCGACTCCTGCACGATCCGGTAGGCGGTCAGCTCGACCGCAGCCGGCAGCTCGGTTCCGGCGGCCCGCTCGTCGTCGAGCCGCACGGTGAGGCCGGCGTGCCGCGCGTCGTCGACCAGCCCGTCCAGGTCGGACAGGCGGGCGGGGGCCGACGGCGGGTCGGCCGGGCCGCCGTCCCGCAGCAGGCCGATCATGGTGCGCATCTCGCCGAGCGCGGCCACCCCCGACTCGCGGACCGTGCCGAGCACCCGGCGCACCAGCTCGGGGTCGGCGCCCGGCTGCAGCGCCGCCTCGGACTGGAGCGCGATCGCCGAGAGCCGTCCCGCGACGACGTCGTGCAGGTCGCGGGCCATCCGGGCCCGCTCGGCGGCGACCGCGGCGTCCCGTTCCCGCTCCGCCGCCCGGGCCGCCTCCTCGGCGCGTTCCCGCTCGGCGACCGCGAGGTCCCGGTGCCGGCGCACCTCGGTGCCCCACAGCAGCGGGACGCCGACGATCAGGACCAGGTTGAGCAGGTGCAGCGCGGCGAGCCGGGTGCCCTGCAGGACCAGCGAGGCCAGCGCGAGCCCGGCGATCGCCAGCCCGACCGTGACGGCGATGATCCGCGAGGTGCGCCGGGGCGGGTACACCACGGCGCAGTAGAGCAGGTCGGTGAACACCGCGATCGTGCCGATGTCGGTCCCGCCGACCCAGAGCGGCCCGGCGAGCAGGGCGACGGTCCCGATCGCCAGCCCGACCGGGGCGAGGACCCGCCGGAGCACGACGCCCGCGCAGCCGACGGCCAGCACCAGCACCGACGCCGCCGTGACCGCGGTGTCGCGCGGGCCCCACCACGTGATCCGCAGTTCGGGCAGCCCCCACAGCAGCAGCACCCCGAGCGCGAACCAGGTCAGCGCCACACCGGCGTCCCGCCACGGCGATCCCTCGTCGCGGTCCGCCAGGAAGGAGATCACCGGCCCATCCCAGCACGACCACGGGCCCGCGGCGTCCGACGAAGGAGGTACGGCCGGGTCGGTCGCGCGCCCGACGACCGGGGGCGCGGGCGTGGGCACGCTCGTCGGCCATGGGGGACTCACTGCTCACCGTGCCCGACCGTCGCCTCGTCGCGCCGGACGTGCTGCGCGGGATCGCCATCGCCGGCACGTTCGCGACGAACGTCTGGGTGTTCGCCGACCCGCGCGGGCCCGGCGCGGTCCTCGCCGGGTACGCCGGTGGCTGGTGGCTCGACGTGCTGCTGCGTGCTGCAGCGAACGGGAAGTTCCTCGCCCTGCTCACCCTGCTGTTCGGGATCGGGATGGAGCTGCAGTACCGCTCGGCGGTCCGGCGGGAAATGCCCTGGCCCGGCCGCTACCTGGTCCGGGCGGGGATCCTGTTCACCGAGGGACTCCTGCACTACGTGCTGGTGTTCGAGTTCGACGTGCTGATGGGGTACGCGATCGCGTCGGTGCTGGTCGCGTGGCTGGTCGGCCGGTCGCGCGCGGCGCAGGTCGCGGCCGGCGCGGTGGCCGGCGGGATCGTGGTGCTGGTCGTCGGCGCGCTCACCGTCGCGGCCGCGGGGACGTCCCCGGGTGGCGTGGTGCTCCCGCCGTACCCGGCGACCTGGACCGGCCAGGTGTGGGTCCGGATCACCGAGGCGTGGCTGTACCGGATCGAGCTCGTGCTGATCGTGCCGTCGGCGGTGGTGCTGTTCCTGGCCGGCGCGGCCTTGCTGCGGGCGGGGGTGTTCGACGGCGGCGGCGCCCGGATCCGGCGGACGCTGATGGCGATCGGGGCGGCCGGCGTGGTGCTGAACGTGCTGACGGTGCTCGCCGGGCCGGCCTGGTTCGCCGTCGAGCGGTACCTGGTGGCGCCGATGGTCGCGGCCGGGCTGCTGGGGCTCGTCCCGGCGCTGCTGGCGCGGACGCGCGGGCCCGCCGGGCGGGTGCGGCGCGGGGTCACCGCGATCGGCCGGACCGCGATGACCTGCTACGTCGGCCAGAACGTGGCCGGGGCGGTGCTGTTCCACGCGTGGGGGTTCGGGCTGGCCGGGGCGCTGTCCACGGTCGCAGCGCCCGCGCGCACCGCGGCCGTCGCCGGGATCTGGGCCGCGGTGATGGTGGCGTCGGCGCTCGCCGCGTCGTGGTGGCTGCGGCGGTACGCCCGCGGCCCGCTGGAGACTCTCACCCACGCGTTCCTGGGGCGGCCCGCGGCCGCACACCCCTCCGCGCCCCCGCTCAGAGGTCGATCACGAGCCAGCCGCCGTGGTGCTCGGACACCGTGAACGGCCGCCCGGTGCGCTCACCGATCCGGCGCAGCACGCCGGTGTCGAACACCCGCACGTGCCCCCACGCCGGGTTCGGGCGGTCCTCGAACGGGACGGCGAGGACCACCCGCCGGCGGGCGAGCCGCAGCATCTCCGCGACCACCGCGTCGCACTCGGCCTCGGGCAGGTGCTCGACGAGGTGCACGGCGAACACGGTGTCCGCGCAGCCGTCGGGCAGGTCGACGGCGCGGGCGTCGGCCACCCGGGTCGCGAGGTCGGCGCCGAGCCGCGGGGCCATCCGGGCCAGCAGGTCCACGGTGCCGGCGGTGAGGTCGGTGGCGGTGACCCGGTGGCCGTCGCGGGCCAGCTGGAGGGAGAGGAAACCGAAGCAGCAGCCCAGCTCCAGCACGTCGTGCCCGGCGACCAGCGACCGCGCCCTGGCGTGCACCGGGGCCATCTCGGCGTTCGTGCCGCCCGGCTCCGGGACGCCGGCCAGGGCGTCGAGGGTGTTGCGGTAGAACGCGAGCCACGCGTCGTCGGGGGCGTCCGGGTCCGTCGCCGCGCTCGCGACGCAGGCCACGAACGCCTCCTCGAACCGTTCCGGCGGCAGCAGGCCGGGGCGGACGAGGGTGCGGTCCAGCCATCCGGCGAGGTCGTTGCTGAGCCGGTCGGCTCCGATCATCGGTAGCTCCATGGCGTTCGGGGAGCTCCCACGCTAGGGGCGGCGCGCGGGCCGCACCACGTCCGACCGGGGAGGCTCGGAACGCTCAGGCGGTCTGCGCGTCGGCGAGCCGGGCCTTCAGCTCGGCGTCCTTGTTGACCGGGTCGTGCGCCCCGTCGGGCGTGGTCCCGGCGGCGACCGCGATCTCGTTCATGGTGCCGACCATCCGGCAGAGGTGGGCGATCCGGCGCTCGTCCGAGTCGATCGGTGCGCCGCCGTCGAGCAGCGCGAGCGTGCGGTCCACCCAGATCACCTCGGCGTGCAGGCCGGCCTCCTCGAGCACCGACCGGAGCCGCTGGCGGATCTCGCGCCGGGACAACCCGATCCAGCCGTCCAGGGTGCGCGCGTCCAGCGGGAACAGCCGGCCCCGGTCACGCAGGTAGATCAGCTCCAGGGCGTGCGCGCGGCCGTAGGCGCAGTACACGCACCCGTTGGTGAGGGAGATGGTGAGCCCGGCGAGATGGGTCCGGACGGGGCCCAGCACACGCTGGGTGACCAGGAACCGCGGGAAGTTGGCGGCGAACCAGCGCAGCGCCGGTCCGCTGCCCATGGACGCGACCATCGCGGGGATCACACCCGGCGTGTAGCCCCAGAGCGCGGTGCACGCGCTTCCGACCAGGCGGACGGCCATCCCACCGTCACCCATCACCGGTACTCCCTCCCCGCAGGGGACGACCGAGTGTAACCCAGCGGTGCCCCGCGGTGGTCGGATGTCGACCGATCGGCACAGCGGGCCTGGTCCGCGGGGCGGAGGACGGTGATCGAGTGGGGTCAGCGGCCGATCAGCTCGCCCGCCATCTCGTTGGTCGTCGCCTCGAGTCCGGACAGGTCGCGGACGACGCGGACGCGGTCGCAGTACTCGGCGTAGGCGGGCAGGTCGCAGCGGCCCAGGCCCCACGAGTAGCGGGGCTCCGGGGTGAGCCAGATCGTCTCCCGGGCCCGGCGGGTGATCTCGACGAAGGCCTCCATGTTCGGGTCGTTGCCGTTGCCCCGGCCGTCGCCGAGCACGAGCACCGTGGTCCGCCGGGTGACGGCCGAGCCGTGCTCGTCGAGGAACTGCCCGAACGCCAGGCCGTAGTTCGAGTTGGCGTCGACGTCGAGCTGGTCGCCCCCGAAGATGAGCCCGAGGGCCTGCTCGACCGGGTGGTCGGCGAACAGCTCGGTCACCTCGACCAGGTCGGCCACGAACGCGAACGAGCGCACCTGCCCGAACAGGTCCTGCAACCCGTGCACCAGGTGCAGGGTGAACCGGGCGGTGGCCCGCACCGACAGCGAGACGTCGGCCAGCACCACCAGCCGTGGCTTGTCCTCCTGCCGCTGCACGGTGACCGGGGTGAACGGCACGCCGTCGTGGCGCATGTTCTTCCGCATCGTGCGCGCCGAGTCGATCCGGCCGCGCGGCGACACCCGGCGCCGGTGGGTGAGCGCCCCGTGCAGCGACTTGGCCAGCCGGCGCAGCGAGTCCTCCAGCTGCATCCGCTCGGCCTCGGACGCTCTGTCGACCTCGGAGGCCCGAGCCGAGCCGTCAGCGTCGTCGTGGCCCTCGACGATCCGCTGCTCGATCTCGAGCAGCTTCTCCAGGTGCGCCTTGAGCAGCTCGGGCAGGTTGTCCAGCACCCCCGCCAGCCGGCGGCGCAGGGCTGCGGCGTCGTCCTCGGTGCCCTGCTCCTCGGCGAGCCGATCCTCCTCGGCGTTGAGCCAGCCCAGCAACGCGTCCTGCTGGGCGACCGACAGGTCGGCGTCGACCTTGGTGCCCTGCGTCTGCGAGATGTCACCGGGCACGCCGCCGCCGGAGAACCGGTCGGTCTCGATCTGGACCCGCCTGCCGTCGGTGACGTCGTTCGCCTGCTCCTTGGACAGCACGATCTCGTCCGTCATCGAGGCCATGTCGATCTTGTTGGCCTCCTGGTGCAGGTTGTACTGCTCGGCCAGGTCCTCCGGGTCGAAGAAGTCCCGGATGTCGGCCGGTGCGCCGTGGTCGTGCCCTTCCTGCGGGGTCTCGGACGGCTCCTCGGAGAGCGTGAAGTCCTCCAGGGGCGCGTCGTCGGTCATGTCGCCGTGCCCGTGCCCGTGACCGTGCCCCGTCCCGGACTCGCCGACCTTGACCAGCGAGAAGAACAGGTCGAAGACCTCGTCGAAGGTCTCCTCGTCGCGCCGGTCCTTCACCAGCGCGACCCGCAGGGCCTCCTTGAGCACGGACCTGTCGGCGAGCACCCCGGGCTGGGCGGCGCACGCCATGGCGTCGAGCGCCTCCGAGACCGAGATGCGTACCGACCGGATCCGCAGGAGCCGGACGAAGCGGTGGATGCTCGCCTCCACGCGGCCCTCCCTTCGCGATGCGGGTCAGACCGGCCGCTTGCGGGAACCGCCGAACGAGCGGGACCCCTGGCCGGGGCTCACCGGCCGGGGCTGGGCGTTGCCCGCGGTGGCGGTCACGCCGCCGTAGACGGGGTGCCGGCCGGGTTCGTCCCGGGAGGCCCGCCTGGCACGGCCGTCGACGTCGCCGTCGTCCGGGCCGGCCGCACGTGCGGTGCGGGCCGGCGGGGTGTCGTCGTGGGTGTGGTCGCCGTCGTGGCCGTGCCCGTGTCCGTGGCCATGTCCATGGCCGTGCCCGTGGCCGTGCTCCTCGACGGAGGCGTTCGGGTCGACCAGCGCCGGGATGGCGTCGAGCGCCTTGCGGACGTCCTTGTCGTACTTGACGACCACCGACACCGTGTCGGAGAGGATCTGCGGGTTGAGCTCGTCCACGCCGAGCACCGCGAGGGTGCGGGCCCAGTCGATCGTCTCCGAGATGGACGGTGCCTTGCGCAGCTCCAGCTCCCGCAGCCCGCGCACCACGTTGACGAGCTCCTCGGCGAGCTGGTCGCCGAGCCCGGTCTTCTTCGACCGCACGATCTCCAGCTCGCGCCGGGCCGAGGGGTAGTCGAGGAACAGGTGCAGGCAGCGCCGCTTGAGCGCGGCGGCAAGATCGCGGGTGTTGTTCGAGGTCAGCAGCACGTACGGGCGGTGCTTCGCGCTGAACGTCCCGACCTCGGGCACCGAGATCTGGTACTCGCCCAGCGTCTCCAGCAACACCGCCTCGAGGGCCTCGTCGGCCCGGTCGACCTCGTCGATGAGCAGCACGCACGGCTCGTCGGAGCGGATCGCCTCCAGCAGCGGGCGGGGAGCGAGGAACCGCTCGGAGAAGAAGACGCTCTCCTGCGCCCCGATCCGCTCGACCGCGCCGGCGAGGTCGGGGGCGTCGGCGACGACCTGCCCGATCTTCTCGCGCAGGATCTGCGTGTACATGAGCTGCTTGCCGTAGTCCCACTCGTAGAGGGCCTTGGTCTCGTCCTGGCCCTCGTAGCACTGCAACCGCAGGAAGCGGCGGCCGGTGACGGCGGCGAGCACCTTCGCCAGCTCGGTCTTGCCGACGCCCGCGGGGCCCTCCAGCAGCAGCGGCTTGTCGAGGCGGGTGAGCAGGAAGACGGTCGTCGCCAGCCGGGTGTCGGCGATGTAGCCCTGCTCGCGCAGGGCCTCGACGACCTCGTCGACCGACTCGAACGGGCCGCCGTGGGCGACGGCGTCGGCAGCCGCCCCGACATCGGCCGGGGACGGGACGGTGCTGTCGACGGTGCTGTCAGCTGCCTCGGGCACGTGGCATCTCCTTCGCAGGCCGCACCGGTTCCGGTGCGGGAGGGCGCGCAGCCAGCAGGCCCACCCCCTCCGAGTGTCCCCGGAGTGGCGTGGGCCCGCTGGTGTGGACTGGGCGGACTGGCCGGACGATCAGGTCAGGAGGTCGTCCAGGTCGCCGTTGATCGAGTGCGCGACGACCGGCCGGACGGTCTCGAAGGTGCACTCCTTCGCGTTGCCCGGGGTGCAGGCGTCACCCAGGACGTGGTTGGTGATCCGGTCGATGTCGGCGTCGTCGCCGATGATCCTCGGCGCGTTCTCGTAGAACTTGGTCGGGCCCTTGCCCAGCCGGTTCTTCGAGTACGTGTCCTGCGTGACGTCGGCGAACTTCTCCGGGATGCCCACGTCGCGCAGCAGCCGGATGGAGGCCGCGAGCGCGGCGTCGGCGGCCTGCGGCTTGGTCATGCCGTGGGTGTCGATGCCCATCGCCTCGGCGATGTCGGCGAACCGCTCGTAGCAGACCGGCATGTTGAACGCCCACACGCGCGGCAGCGCGATGGCGTTGTTCAGGCCGTGGTGGGTGTCGTAGAACGCCGACACCGCGTGCGAGATCGAGTGGATGATCCCGAGGCCGCCGGAGTTGAACGCCTGCGCGGCGATGTACTGCGCGTACATCATGCCCTCGCGGCCGGCCAGGTCCTGGCCGTTCCAGACCGCCTGGCGCAGGTGCTGCGCGGTCAGCTTGATCGCGTGCAGCGCGTTGCCCAGCGACGGCTGGAAGTTCAGCCGGGAGACGTAGGGCTCGGAGGCGTGGGCGAGCACGTCGAACCCGCACTGCGCGGTGTAGTCGACCGGGCAGTCGTAGTACAGGACCGGGTCGTCGATGGCCAGCGAGGTCACCGACGCGTCGTCGAACGCCACGTACTTGTGCGGGTTGTCCGGGTCGGTCGTGGTGTCGGTGATGACGTAGGCCCACGAGGTCTCCGAGCCGGTGCCGGCCGTGGTGGAGACCGCGATGTGCGGCGGGTTCGCCGGGTTCTCGGACTTGTTGAAGCCCTCGAACTCGTTGACGTTGCGGCCGTCGTGGGCGACCGAGACGCGCGCACCCTTGCAGGCGTCGTGCGAGGACCCGCCGCCGATCGAGACGAACGAGTCGCAGTTGTTCTGCTGGTAGAGGCCCACAGCGTCCATGACGTTGTAGTCCTTGGGGTTCGACTCGACCTGGTCGTACACGACGACCTCGAGGCCGTGGTACTTCATCGACTCGACGATCTTGTGGACGACGTCCGTGCCCCGCAGGCCCGAGGTCATCACCAGGGTCTTCTTGAAGCCCATCTTCAGGGCCTCGGGGCCGATCAGCTCGTGCGAGCCGGGACCCATGAGTGCCCGGGGGAACGGGTGGAACTCCTTGATGGGGAACGGCTTGAGCAGCTCGTCTACCTGCATGTCAGCCCTTTCATCGGCCAGGCGGATGGGTCGGAAACCGGACCGTAGGACCGCGCGTGGTCGCCGGCACAGAGATGATCGCGATTACCCCTCGGGAGTCCGGGCAGGAACCCCCTCCGAACGGAGGGGGACGGGACGGTGCCGGACCCGGCGGCGCCGGCGTGACCGGGCCGGTCCGTCCCGGCATCGGCTAAGGTTCACCTCACCTAACTCGAGCGACCGCGCTGGAGGCGCCGTGACCCAGCCCCTGCCCCCGTACACGATCGGCCGGGTGGTGGGGGTCGAGCCGCTCACCCCGCGGATGCGCCGGATCACCTGCGCGTCCGACCGCTGGCGGGGTGCCCGGTCGATCGCCCCGGACCAGCAGGTGAAGCTGTTCTTCGCCCGGGACGGCGGGACCCCCGAGGTCCCCGCCGCCCCGGAGGACGGCAGCGGCATCGGCGGCTGGTACGCCCGCTACCTGGCGGTACCGGAGGAGCGGCGCCCGTGGATGCGCTCCTACACGGTGCGGGCCCTGGACCCGGACGCCGGCCGGATGGTGATCGACTTCGTGCTGCACGGCGACGGCTCGCACGACTCCGGCCC
It contains:
- a CDS encoding DUF418 domain-containing protein, with translation MGDSLLTVPDRRLVAPDVLRGIAIAGTFATNVWVFADPRGPGAVLAGYAGGWWLDVLLRAAANGKFLALLTLLFGIGMELQYRSAVRREMPWPGRYLVRAGILFTEGLLHYVLVFEFDVLMGYAIASVLVAWLVGRSRAAQVAAGAVAGGIVVLVVGALTVAAAGTSPGGVVLPPYPATWTGQVWVRITEAWLYRIELVLIVPSAVVLFLAGAALLRAGVFDGGGARIRRTLMAIGAAGVVLNVLTVLAGPAWFAVERYLVAPMVAAGLLGLVPALLARTRGPAGRVRRGVTAIGRTAMTCYVGQNVAGAVLFHAWGFGLAGALSTVAAPARTAAVAGIWAAVMVASALAASWWLRRYARGPLETLTHAFLGRPAAAHPSAPPLRGRSRASRRGARTP
- the mdo gene encoding NDMA-dependent methanol dehydrogenase (This methanol dehydrogenase is considered a nicotinoprotein, since its NADP cofactor remains is not dissociable, but instead remains permanently bound. A member of this family has been shown to act as a formaldehyde dismutase, able to convert two molecules of formaldehyde (plus one water molecule) into one of methanol and one of formate, with no net change in its redox state. More recently, it was shown in Mycobacterium smegmatis that this enzyme is critical to ethanol utilization, for which the biosynthesis of the cofactor-like electron carrier mycofactocin is also required.) translates to MQVDELLKPFPIKEFHPFPRALMGPGSHELIGPEALKMGFKKTLVMTSGLRGTDVVHKIVESMKYHGLEVVVYDQVESNPKDYNVMDAVGLYQQNNCDSFVSIGGGSSHDACKGARVSVAHDGRNVNEFEGFNKSENPANPPHIAVSTTAGTGSETSWAYVITDTTTDPDNPHKYVAFDDASVTSLAIDDPVLYYDCPVDYTAQCGFDVLAHASEPYVSRLNFQPSLGNALHAIKLTAQHLRQAVWNGQDLAGREGMMYAQYIAAQAFNSGGLGIIHSISHAVSAFYDTHHGLNNAIALPRVWAFNMPVCYERFADIAEAMGIDTHGMTKPQAADAALAASIRLLRDVGIPEKFADVTQDTYSKNRLGKGPTKFYENAPRIIGDDADIDRITNHVLGDACTPGNAKECTFETVRPVVAHSINGDLDDLLT
- a CDS encoding MoxR family ATPase yields the protein MPEAADSTVDSTVPSPADVGAAADAVAHGGPFESVDEVVEALREQGYIADTRLATTVFLLTRLDKPLLLEGPAGVGKTELAKVLAAVTGRRFLRLQCYEGQDETKALYEWDYGKQLMYTQILREKIGQVVADAPDLAGAVERIGAQESVFFSERFLAPRPLLEAIRSDEPCVLLIDEVDRADEALEAVLLETLGEYQISVPEVGTFSAKHRPYVLLTSNNTRDLAAALKRRCLHLFLDYPSARRELEIVRSKKTGLGDQLAEELVNVVRGLRELELRKAPSISETIDWARTLAVLGVDELNPQILSDTVSVVVKYDKDVRKALDAIPALVDPNASVEEHGHGHGHGHGHGHGHGHDGDHTHDDTPPARTARAAGPDDGDVDGRARRASRDEPGRHPVYGGVTATAGNAQPRPVSPGQGSRSFGGSRKRPV
- a CDS encoding iron-siderophore ABC transporter substrate-binding protein — its product is MSLHLDRRTLLRAAGGLGLAALLGGCAGDGGAGGAPAPDARTIAHKFGSTEISGTPTRVVTIGLTDQDYAVALGTVPVGVREWFGNQPGGLWPWARERAGAAVPEVLPVDALDFEQIVRLRPDLVLGPSAGITRADYDQLSRIAPTVPQPGEFADYGAPWQKIMEMTGAALGQQERAAQLTREVEARFADARARHPEFGGRTALLATVLEDGSYYVYAEGPAPRFLTDLGFTLPPATAAIFTGPERAPQAVSRERLALLEADLLLVGLYGGEAQRRFTTDPVVQSLRVVREGRTVLMPEMSTLNGTLSFGSVLSLPKALDETVPRFVAALDGNPATPVPAAG
- the mftM gene encoding mycofactocin oligosaccharide methyltransferase MftM, with the protein product MIGADRLSNDLAGWLDRTLVRPGLLPPERFEEAFVACVASAATDPDAPDDAWLAFYRNTLDALAGVPEPGGTNAEMAPVHARARSLVAGHDVLELGCCFGFLSLQLARDGHRVTATDLTAGTVDLLARMAPRLGADLATRVADARAVDLPDGCADTVFAVHLVEHLPEAECDAVVAEMLRLARRRVVLAVPFEDRPNPAWGHVRVFDTGVLRRIGERTGRPFTVSEHHGGWLVIDL
- a CDS encoding histidine kinase, producing the protein MISFLADRDEGSPWRDAGVALTWFALGVLLLWGLPELRITWWGPRDTAVTAASVLVLAVGCAGVVLRRVLAPVGLAIGTVALLAGPLWVGGTDIGTIAVFTDLLYCAVVYPPRRTSRIIAVTVGLAIAGLALASLVLQGTRLAALHLLNLVLIVGVPLLWGTEVRRHRDLAVAERERAEEAARAAERERDAAVAAERARMARDLHDVVAGRLSAIALQSEAALQPGADPELVRRVLGTVRESGVAALGEMRTMIGLLRDGGPADPPSAPARLSDLDGLVDDARHAGLTVRLDDERAAGTELPAAVELTAYRIVQESLTNAIKHAPGSAVRVRLATGRAGGPLRIEIGNGAATRPLARAPGTRAGTGLAGLAERAAAVGGTIDAGPDGDGWAVRAELPSGRGDHHDMENELRLG
- a CDS encoding VWA domain-containing protein; amino-acid sequence: MEASIHRFVRLLRIRSVRISVSEALDAMACAAQPGVLADRSVLKEALRVALVKDRRDEETFDEVFDLFFSLVKVGESGTGHGHGHGHGDMTDDAPLEDFTLSEEPSETPQEGHDHGAPADIRDFFDPEDLAEQYNLHQEANKIDMASMTDEIVLSKEQANDVTDGRRVQIETDRFSGGGVPGDISQTQGTKVDADLSVAQQDALLGWLNAEEDRLAEEQGTEDDAAALRRRLAGVLDNLPELLKAHLEKLLEIEQRIVEGHDDADGSARASEVDRASEAERMQLEDSLRRLAKSLHGALTHRRRVSPRGRIDSARTMRKNMRHDGVPFTPVTVQRQEDKPRLVVLADVSLSVRATARFTLHLVHGLQDLFGQVRSFAFVADLVEVTELFADHPVEQALGLIFGGDQLDVDANSNYGLAFGQFLDEHGSAVTRRTTVLVLGDGRGNGNDPNMEAFVEITRRARETIWLTPEPRYSWGLGRCDLPAYAEYCDRVRVVRDLSGLEATTNEMAGELIGR